ttcttcttcactcttaTTTCTCTCTAACTTCCTTCCTCATCCCCAGCTATTTTGGTGGAAttctctttttttcctctaaTGGCAAAACTTTCACAGCAAATCAAGAACAACAATTCTACTACTAGTAACAACACTAGTACTGCTGTTACTGTTACTACTACTGCAGCAACAaaagtgaaaagaaaaagaaaaagtgttcCAAGAGATTCTCCTCCTCAAAGAAGTTCCATCTATCGTGGTGTTACTAGGTACAGTATGTCTCTATTGCATTACATTTTATTAAAACTGAAATTGttgttaacttttttttttttatgtacatATGTGTTTGATGgtatcatcatattttggtgtAGGCATAGATGGACTGGTAGATATGAAGCACATCTCTGGGACAAGAATTCTTGGAATGAATCTCAGAATAAGAAAGGAAGACAAGGTATTGcattcatcatcatcaatttTTTCTCTTCCAATAGTTGATTTTTGATTTAAGATGAGtaataatcctttttttttccgtTTTTGTTATCTGTGGGGGTCTTCTTATTaatttgatggtggtggtggtggttgaatccaactaattgaatcacacaaataGTCTATCTTGGTGAGTGCTTGCTATTGCTATCAGTCAGTCCTATTATTACTAGCTATAGTGATGATAGTCCCAACTATTTAATGGTGGCTTTCTTTTTTTCCACTCATATTGGTTCAACTCATTAATTCTAAACAAGACCCTAGTGGAAATTCAATCtaatttttggtttaattttttcATTTAGGTGCTTATGATGGTGAAGAGGCAGCTGCACATGCATATGACTTAGCTGCATTGAAGTATTGGGGAAGAGAAACCATCCTTAATTTCCCTGTAAGTAATCAATTTCTCAACCCACCATTTCTCCTAATCTAGTTGTTCTATTTTTAAGTACATGGTTATGAGAAATGGAATTTAAACCATGAAATTTTTTAACCATTTGTTGTCTGTATAGCTGGCAACATATGAAGAAGAGATAAAAGAAATGGAGGGGCAATCCAAAGAAGAATATATTGGATCCTTAAGAAGGTAATGTTtatacaacaagtttttggtacTTAGTACACAAGTCCACAACAATAAAGAAGAGGACACTCAATActgtatgttttttcttttttttgatacaTTATGTCCTTGAAGAATTTATTTCTGTGTACTTAGTAACTTGGAAAGTTATGGTCAAGAAGTTCACAAAATACATTGGGGACTGGCTAGCCAGATGGTGTTGGAGATGTTGACATTTTCGTCGTGAATTTTTATCATGTCTGAGTACATTTAAGCTGTGTTTCATATCATGAAATGAATTCTGTAAAATAAAAGAGCCAAAGAAATATATTCTTTGGAAGGGACATGGGAAAAATTTACTGTTCGAATCAAGCTAAAAACATACCTTTACTTTGGACAATTTTTCTTTCTTGTCCAGTATATCATATCGAAACCGAAACTGAATCATACTGGTGAACATTTGCAGGAGAAGCAGTGGATTTTCTAGAGGAGTCTCCAAGTACAGAGGTGTTGCAAGGTAATTTTTCATCAGGGTCTTTTTTCTCTCTGGGTAATTGATGTCAGGTTGGGTACATTTTTGAGCAACAATTTGGTTGTGTTTGTACCCACGTTTTCTTTTACTTCTTTGCCAAACTTGAGTTTTTGATGCATACTGAATGTGAAAAATGATGCATTATTCATTCTCAGGCCTAGTACTAGTGCACATTGTGACCTTCACAGAATCAAAGTGTACTAATTTTCTTACTATCAACTAATAATCATTAGTAAAAAGTTAGGGATATCAATGATTTCTCAATCTAATGGAGGAGACTTGTACATTTTGCAGGCATCATCATAATGGGAGATGGGAAGCTCGAATTGGGAGAGTATTTGGCAACAAATACCTTTACCTTGGAACAtatggtaattttttttttaacttttgcttTATATTTTTGAGTCAAAATCATTTTGGTAAAATCAGTTGGGTAAATATCATGGTTTGACCTATACAAGTGCCTTATTTTACTGCACAATTTTACACCaaaacaaaatcggtttttgAGGAACATAATTTCAAATTCAAAATAAATTCTCATATCTTTTGCTGTTTAATTTCTCCATAATTTGCTATCTATCAATCTAGTCACATGCTAAAGTCAAAACAATGAACCTAATCACCTAATACTAGGAATATCCTATCTAAATCTAGGCACGGCTAGAGAAGAAAACAGCATACAACATGACtcatttttctttcatatttAATAAAATCACATGCCAAAAACCGGTATtactaatttgaggtgtttttaGAGGTCCCATACTTTAGTCTACCATGGCATCGGAATATTCGATCAGAGAAGGGATCTCCATTATTCCACTttaccaaaactttgattttgatGTGTTCATAATCTCATCTCTTTTCTTCGCAATCTCGTGTATGCAGGAAGTATTTAAGTGGCAAGATTATGGGTTGAAGTTGTACTTAACTAGGACTTTGTGATTTAATTAAGAGAGTTGCACAAGTAACCAGATGTGTTTGTCAGTGATCATTCAATTATTTTAAAAGAAAGTTAGTTGGGAATTTGATCACCAACTCCCAACGGCATTTTAAaggtttcaggaaaaaaaaaaaactttttatacAATATTCCAAATTCCTTTCAATAATTCAATAGTATTTTCATATTATTCATTAATCATTACTATTTTACTATTTCCTCAATCACCCTCcaacttttcttttccttttgctttTTTTTGCAGCAACCCAAGAGGAAGCAGCTACTGCATATGACATGGCAGCAATAGAATACCGTGGACTAAATGCTGTTACAAACTTTGATCTTAGCCGCTACATCAAATGGTTAAGACCCAACAACAACAATTCTTCAGACACTAACACAGATACTAAACCAGTAGTAGTTCATCCTAGTACTCAAGATGAGTTGATGAACTCATCCACCCAACAACACAGCCCAAGTGAAGTTGCTGCAGTTTATCAGCCTCGGCAGAATGGTGCAAGTTCAGCTAAGTCATCATCGGCACTGGGACTATTACTTCAGTCGTCGAAGTTTAAGGAAATGCTTGAGAGGACTTCATCGGAGGAGTCGACAGAAGAATGTCCATTGACTCCAGCGGAATCTGACCCACCCAAATGCAGTTTCCCTGATGATATCCAAACTTTCTTTGAGTGTCAAGATTCCGGCAGTTATGTTGAGGGTGAAGATAACATTTTTGGTGATCTCAATTCTTCTTCGTTTTCGCCAATATTTGATTGCGAGTTGGGTGCATAAGGGTGGTCAGTCGCCGTGCAAAGACaaattcttatctttttcttcttcttttttatttattatttttagctCATCTTTGATCAAGTCCTCTAATTAGATAAAACAAATTTAGGGAGTTATTAGTTCTCTAATCTATTTATTCGATATTTTATGTAGATATAGAAAAGACTAAAAATTCATTGCAGTTACTCAaagggtttttcttttttgtgtagTCCTATTATTTATAGGATTTTGGATGATATATAAGCCTTTGAATTCCAGTGGAATAAATATATAAACTTCTGAAATGAAATTGGTTTTCTGTTGTTTGTTACTATTATGTGATATCACAGCGGAATTGGTCTAATGCGCGGATTCTGGTGCAATGAACATTATATCTCAGTACATTATGCACTTCAGAATGTGGATGCCAAAATTTGTTAGCCCAGTTCCAGATGTTGGATTATCTTAAAGTTTGAAGCTTCAGAGACACTGCAGCTCTCATCATCAAGATATTCGGATTGTTCAAAGTTCTTTCGGGCATTTTCAAAATCAGGAATTGCATCAGCCAGGTGTGGAGGTTTCCAGTGCTTTCTCATTACCTTGAGTTTCCTTTAGATGCTTCTAGTTTGATTGCTCCAACTCTTACGACATAAAACCTTGAGCCAAATCATTAGCCAAAGAGTCTCCTTTCACTGTCTTTGCCTCTGTCATTCTAGTAGTCTAttttaggggtgtaaataatacccgaaaatactcagcctgcctgtatccgcccgagcccgcctgtatccgaagtagcccaaagcctgttatggcccgtcatggaccacccggcctggcctggattaatttattgggcggtctcgggcttttgcgattaattatgatacccggcctggtgcccggcctgaaagccttctatgtgccattaatcatttaatatcctcttaaaaagacttaaaagttacaattttataattgtcaattttgtgtcaagaaaaataaaacatataattgtttttttacttataattaaccttttcaaaacattaatggtaatatattttcttattagaaagtttattgtactctaattaattatttattataggctaaaattaaaaatttgtcagtgtaatttaaatataaaataatactatcacttacgatatgcgatgttggaaaggaaaggatattgtatttaataccgttcatttgaaaatttaaacttaaaaaaaaatcaaaatagtggcctgtccggcccgatctggcctgcccgtataaaaagcgggctttgggcggtctttggatagcaaattatctacttgtgcccggcctgtccggcctgaatttgtttacgggctcacaaatattaagcctggcctgcccgacccgtcttagtttttgggtcgggcggcccggcctgcccgaatttacacccctagtctATTTAACAAACCTTGAATCCTTTCTAATTTTCAGATCTGACAGACCCACAGTTCGCAAAAAGTTTAAAATTTTATTAATAGAAAATTAGAAGTTAGATAAAGAGGAGCACACTAGGTGCACAAAGGCTGAAGCAAAAGCTAGCCAAAACAACAATCCCCAAGGCAAAAAGCCTCCCAGAACAACAAAATCAAATCTAAAACATCGAAGTGCCAACGCCGCCCTACGACTATTTCTTCGTTTAGCAGAAGTTCTCTTTCGTCTGCATATATTCTCATCTTCCCAACCTAGCTGAGCAAGTTCTTCCCTATCAGACACCACAATTGTGTCTGCTTTGACTGGTGTTCCCTTTCTTAGTTTAAGAATATGTCTGTTAACCATCACCACGGAAACATAAGGATTCAGAAGACTCCATTGATGAGCCAACACATACGAAGCGTCCAATTGACTGAATTTGTCTTTCTCAAAATCTATCAGTGCTTCTGACAAGTTAGAGCCAAACTCTTCAATATTCGTCCACTGTTTCCCGTTAACTTGCCGTGTCATCTTGTAGTGACCAGCAAACAGACTATCACCAAATGAGTTCCAAATATTACGAAATGTAGGAAAGATTTTCCCAGTGGGAGACTTATAAATTGTGTTCATATAGGGATTGCTTcctgccttcttcttcttctccactgcCCAACCTGCTGCCTTCAGTAAATAGTTGACAGCGTCACGCAGACCAGAATATAGATCCTTCAAAGATATATTCGACACAATGGTTTTAGTTGCATCTGAAGCAAAAGGAGAGGATGATACCAGTGACCGGAGTAAgcaccaaaataaaataaaaataaagagaggATTCTGGAGATTTATGTGCCACAGAAGCAAACACTCGGGTGCGATGCTAAGAAACAGTAGATGTTAATGTGTTACTTTTGATGGCTACACTTACTTTTAGAGGCAGCTTCAGCCTCAGCCTGAGCCCGAGCCTCAGCACGAGCACGTTCTCTTCTGTAAACTTCTTCCACCCTTATATGCAGGTACGTAGCGCTTACACCTTCACTTGAAGATTCCACCAGCATGCATGTTTTGGCTGGAAAGTCTAAGGACTGCAAGAAAAGCATAACTGGAGCCTTCTCTGGAACAGTTAAATATCCATTAATATATTCATTTCCAGGAGCAGCAAGCACGCCTTCTGACCTCTTCATTCGCGTAGCTGCAGAAGTATCTTGATCATCCCGTCCGACACAGACAGTACTATAGTTTTGGGGACAGCATCCAGATCCAGAGATAAAGGAACTGGAGGATTGAGTTGTTGACGTCACCACTGAATTATCATCAGTATTTGAATTAATAAGTGATGCTTTGGTAGGTCTAAATCCCTCAGCTTGTCTACACCTCTTGGAAGCACCTCCTGCAACGTTTCTTCCATAGAAAACATCCATGAAAATCTGGTGCGCTTCATTTGATCCTTCAAAGTCATTCTCAGACAATACATCAGCTTCTTCGCATCTCAACCATCTCAACATAGTGATAAGAAGATCTAAGATCGCTTGAAATGCCAAAGAAACTCGGAGAGTTCACAGTCTCTAATATTGCCGCAAAATGTTCCAAATCGCATATAAAGATAATTTAGGGTTAGTAGTAATCTTGactagaagaactgaaattatCTTTATGCCCTTGTCTTTTCATCGCCTTATTAATGCCCTAAAAGTTTTCCTCACAGAAAAATGAATATCCTGGCCCTCGCATTTGGTAGTCAGTCGTGTATATGACTTGGCCGCTCGGCCGATCTCTAACCGTGCGGGTAATTTTTACCCACGCAGTGCTTCTACCCATGGTGCAACTCTTTGTCTGTCTATCCACTTGGCAGGCCTAATTGATTATTTTATCCATCacagttggattttttttttccaatgcgGAATTCACCGTAAGATTTTTGAAACTTTGCGGCACTTGGAAATTAAGATGAGAGGATTATAGAATGGAAatttgtcgaataatctaaattATGGGTTCATAAGAAAAGTGTAGATAATGTAAAAAAAATGTTGGTCAAAATGATCTCTATCCATCCCAAAAGGAAACCGACAAATGAATTAACCAACCCTCCTTGTTTGTATGACCACTGTGCTTCTCTATTTGGCTCCAtgcaaaatttgatgtatttattTACCCGACTAGCTAGGTATTTGGTAAATGAAAAGGAAGAAGCTTTATTGAATAATGAAGGCTGCAGGGTTGTGTCCGACTTGCAAAGGATAGAGTGAAGGAAGAACTTCACCAAATTATGATCCAAGTCATTTAGTTACTCTGATTTTTCTCACCCCTTCTGTCCTCAGATTCAAATGTAACAAGGAACAATTTTAGTAGATGTAATAACCATACAAaaacacaaataataataaaaacttgGGAACTAGTCTTAAATTACGACAAATCATTAACTAATACGAAAACATGTATTGCAGGTACTCTCTAGAGAGAGCTATCTCAGTTTCATAATCCACAAATACAAAAAAGGGGATTTTGCATTTCCCCCACGAGAAAAATATCTATTTTGCATTACCTCTTTTTAAATTGCTAATCGGTGAAACCCTATCTCCGTCGTAACTTTCGTAACTACCCAGTTAAGAGACCACGTGTAAAATACGTGTGTGCCATaaaaattactccctccgtttctgaaaaataggcaggtttccttttttgggtatgtcaaaaaaataggtttgtttcgatatgtgaaaagtcaattgttatgattttactactatcctcattgagggaccacttctctctctcctttttctctcCAAATACAAAAAAGTGACCACTTTTCTCTCCACTTTCTCTAATAAAGAATGAGTGGGGACCAAACGATAGAttaagaaaaaacatgaaaaagtggcttcaatgattagttttcttaactgttgtgaaaatgactattttttaGCAATGGATGGAGTATTAAATATTGAAAACCCTAGAATACCGTTTAGCATGGGCTAAAAATAAAACATCTAACTAGAACTAGAAATATAATCTGACGGTCCACTGTCATCGTCTTCCCGATCTAAGATCTCTAATTTCTCATCGCACAATTTTTTCCCCTAAAATCATACTATTAACTACACATACTGATTAAAATCATGAGTATCCAACGACAGCCACCATTACCCTTTCCCTTCTATTTTTGTTTCCGTCTTCATTCATAAACCTTCGTCCAAACATGTGGAAGTTGTAACAGAAAGGGGATTTCACCGATTAATGATTTCAAAAGGGGATAGTGCAAAATAACTATCTTTTTTGAGGGGAAAACACAAAATCCCCCATACAAAAACATATTTCACTGTGAAAAATATCGCTCGTCGACTTCCTGGGATATAAACTTTCCTGAATTTGTTATGAATTTCAATAACTATAAATTTGGATAGAATTGATCCAAATTTGGAGGTGGAATTACTCCTCGATGAGTTTTGCTTTCTTGaaatactttttggagaatttgcTCGTGATGGATTACTCACCGAAGGATCAAAGAGAAGTCTTCAAAGATGTACCAAAAAAGACCCTATAAGCTAGATACGGGGACTTTTTTTTCTAACCCATTTTCCagttgtgaaaaatactagaacccccaactatatgggttcaaacatatagaagccccactaaatggatcatccaCTGTCAACTACatattttaagaaaatgatattactaggcccaaaaaatcaaattttcttcagatctggcccataattaattattacgaattttaataataccAAGGCTACCCTTTAATATTTATACAAGAGGAATAACAGAAGATACTTTCATTTtctatttcattttctttctccgtCTAAAACCAGAGTTGCTCTCATAGattcattttctagggttttatctATTCGGTTGTACAAGATCTAATCTTCTGATTTGATTTCACATCAACAATTTGCAAGCAAATCGATCTGTGATTTAGAAAGAATCAATTATGTATAGAGATTTTTGTTCTACTCTATCTTCTGCTAAAAGAATTTAGTGGTTTTCGATCTATGTCATCTATGGATGCCGATGTACGACGAAGAGGAAAAAATGACATCAATCTCTACTTCTGTATCTGTATCTACTGATGATGTTTGTAGATCATCATTTGTTTGTGAATAAGTCGAAATCGAGATGCAGAGACAATGAAATTCGTCATCAACTATTAGATCTgaagattcaacaacaaaaagtgAGAAAGATAAGTTTCTCCCTTCTAATCCtgtttaattcaattaaaattcctaATTATGTGATCCGAAAATAAAATTGACTCTAATTTGTTGTTTCGAAGCTACTTCAGGTAAggttttctatttaattcaatagGTTTTCCTGATTTAGTAGTTCTACTTTCTTAGTTTGATAAGGTTCTGATTTTTGTTTCGTTGACTTTATTCAGATCGGAGAAGaacattatttttattgaatcaacaggTTTTGAATCTAGGTATGTTTAGGTTTGTTGTTTGTTTCTGCCGATTTGTTGATAATACTAGTTAAATTCTCCATTTAATAAAAACGATGATCTCTCATAATTCTAATGGAGCTAGTTGTGGACTCttgttggtgtttttatgttGCTTATCTTGACTATATATGTTGAGTTTGGTTAACgaatctatggtggtgttgatggtggagatGCAGAATCTGGAGGAGTATGAGGAGGATGtggtggtagaggtggtggtattggagcaggtttgaaggaggattttgaagtcagtggtggtgtttttcagaattgatgaattgAAGGAGATGATGAGAAGATAAAGGATGAACTATTTTAAGTTTCTACTACTGGTGCTAGTGGTGACAGGTAATTAGCTGATTTCACAAGGTTCTCTTCTTTTTTaaatgtttatgttttttttgtgaTCAAGGTTAACTTGTTCTGATAAATTTACTACGGTAGCATCCCTGTCAATGATTGGTTTTTACTGTTGACTTATGCATCCTTgtaaaggtagtatatggatttTGTAATGTATATCAAAGGGGTCAATGCTTTCCGTTGAATGAATGTATATcaaaaggtagtatatggatataggtctgcacattacatctgtttaactgcacattagacaagccatatgcatgacagtttgcacatttaactagcattggcagactatatatgtgtaactagtagttacacatctaatcaaatgtgtaacttctaggtacacaagctaaatgaatgtgtatctactagttacacatgcaaattagatgtgtgacttatagttacacatgttaatttgatggtatatgcatatgtaacctatatgaaacttctatctaactgtaacatTTTTAATTTTACCTTCTTTTTGTAGAGTCTGTAACTCTGTAAGGGTGAACTATTAAGTTTTGTATACTTGCTCTAGTTTATTCAGTTATGAGATAGATTTGACTATTCTGTgtccattggtttttgatttttggatgtCCTGTTTTGTTCATTTGTATGAGAAGTGTTCTAGCTGCTATGGTACTGATATCATTTGCTTGTCATGTAGTTACTAAGAAGGCTGACCCCAAGGTGCTGGCTAACAAAGCTTCCAAGGCTGTCAAAGCTGGAGCATCAACCATTAAGAAGAAGGCTAAGAATATCTGCACATCAGTCATATTTCACAGGCCAAAGACATTGCAGAAGGCAAGGAATCCCAAGTACCAATATATTAGTGCACTACCAAGGAACAAGCTGGACCATTACCAGATCCTGAAATACCCACTCACCACCGAGTCCGcaatgaagaagattgaagacaacaagaagaagaaaacaaggatgctttcaagaagatgtacaacatccagacagataaagtgaacaccgttatcaagtaagccttcttgattacttacgactagctactttttttcttgaaaggtagtatatggatataggtctggaatggtttcacttaactcatacatctgtttaactgcacatcacacaagccatatgcatgacaatttgcacgtttaactagcattggcagactatggatgtgtaactagtagttacacatgctaattaaatatgtaacttctaggtacacaagccaaataaatgtgtatctactagttacacatgcaaattagatgtgtaacttatagttacacatgctaatttgatgggatatgcatatgtaacttat
This DNA window, taken from Papaver somniferum cultivar HN1 chromosome 3, ASM357369v1, whole genome shotgun sequence, encodes the following:
- the LOC113361180 gene encoding AP2-like ethylene-responsive transcription factor At1g79700, yielding MAKLSQQIKNNNSTTSNNTSTAVTVTTTAATKVKRKRKSVPRDSPPQRSSIYRGVTRHRWTGRYEAHLWDKNSWNESQNKKGRQVYLGAYDGEEAAAHAYDLAALKYWGRETILNFPLATYEEEIKEMEGQSKEEYIGSLRRRSSGFSRGVSKYRGVARHHHNGRWEARIGRVFGNKYLYLGTYATQEEAATAYDMAAIEYRGLNAVTNFDLSRYIKWLRPNNNNSSDTNTDTKPVVVHPSTQDELMNSSTQQHSPSEVAAVYQPRQNGASSAKSSSALGLLLQSSKFKEMLERTSSEESTEECPLTPAESDPPKCSFPDDIQTFFECQDSGSYVEGEDNIFGDLNSSSFSPIFDCELGA
- the LOC113361181 gene encoding 60S ribosomal protein L23A-like, which codes for MNYFKFLLLVLVVTVTKKADPKVLANKASKAVKAGASTIKKKAKNICTSVIFHRPKTLQKARNPKYQYISALPRNKLDHYQILKYPLTTESAMKKIEDNKKKKTRMLSRRCTTSRQIK